The following proteins come from a genomic window of Oxyura jamaicensis isolate SHBP4307 breed ruddy duck chromosome 12, BPBGC_Ojam_1.0, whole genome shotgun sequence:
- the BRK1 gene encoding protein BRICK1, which produces MSVQEDPVQREIHQDWANREYIEVITSSIKKIADFLNSFDMSCRSRLATLNEKLTALERRIEYIEARVTKGETLT; this is translated from the exons atgTCGGTGCAGGAGGACCCGGTGCAGCGGGAGATCCACCAGGACTGGGCCAACCGCGAGTACATCGAGGTGATCACCAGCTCCATCAAGAAGATCGCCGACTTCCTCAACTCCTTCG ACATGTCGTGCCGCTCCCGCCTGGCCACCCTGAACGAGAAGCTGACGGCGCTGGAGCGCAGGATCGAGTACATCGAGGCGCGG GTCACCAAGGGCGAGACGCTGACATAg